In one Labrys wisconsinensis genomic region, the following are encoded:
- a CDS encoding GNAT family N-acetyltransferase yields the protein MKLLSPVCKSLAEAFVDDPFYRAVTVESSADEAKRQLILAHYFDLAIEEAIGIGEVQYAGDDGAAIWHTNEASETDAKAYGKIRKATLERLLGPAGFDNYQRISASMMKNGAEQLANAWYLSILGVRPAARGRGLAHQLLEPTLSRADRLGATCFLETFNPLSLPFYRRLGFSGEVRCFEDVTARPYWILIRNTAS from the coding sequence GTGAAGCTGTTGTCGCCTGTCTGCAAGTCCCTTGCGGAGGCTTTTGTCGACGACCCCTTCTATCGAGCAGTGACCGTCGAGTCGTCGGCAGACGAGGCAAAGAGGCAGCTGATCCTTGCGCACTACTTCGACCTTGCCATCGAGGAAGCGATTGGAATTGGCGAGGTTCAATATGCGGGCGATGATGGCGCCGCGATCTGGCACACCAATGAAGCCAGTGAAACGGACGCGAAAGCGTACGGAAAGATCAGGAAAGCAACGCTTGAACGACTGCTCGGTCCCGCGGGATTTGACAATTACCAACGCATTTCCGCGTCGATGATGAAGAATGGCGCCGAACAGCTCGCCAATGCCTGGTATCTGTCCATCCTCGGAGTGCGGCCGGCGGCGAGAGGGCGCGGATTGGCACACCAGCTCCTCGAGCCGACCTTGAGCCGGGCCGATCGCCTCGGCGCCACGTGCTTCCTCGAAACTTTCAATCCGTTGAGCCTGCCCTTCTATCGGCGCCTCGGCTTTTCCGGCGAGGTTCGCTGCTTTGAGGACGTCACGGCCCGCCCCTACTGGATCCTCATCCGGAACACGGCGTCGTGA
- a CDS encoding ArsR/SmtB family transcription factor, translated as MEIQSPSPDRLSEAFFALADPTRRAILVRLAAGEATVSELVAPFALSQPTISKHLKVLENAGLIEQGRDAQRRPRRLSATALGDVADWVGDFRKQWMGRLDRLETHLGAMKAKET; from the coding sequence ATGGAAATACAAAGCCCTTCCCCAGACCGGCTGAGCGAGGCGTTCTTTGCGCTGGCGGACCCGACACGGCGCGCAATCCTGGTCCGCCTTGCAGCAGGCGAAGCGACGGTCTCCGAGCTCGTGGCGCCGTTCGCCCTCAGCCAACCCACGATCTCCAAGCATCTGAAGGTGCTCGAGAACGCCGGCCTGATCGAGCAGGGCCGGGACGCGCAGCGGCGGCCGCGCAGATTGTCGGCGACCGCCCTTGGTGATGTCGCCGATTGGGTCGGCGATTTCCGGAAGCAGTGGATGGGCCGGCTCGACCGATTGGAAACTCATCTCGGCGCAATGAAAGCCAAGGAGACCTAG
- a CDS encoding SRPBCC family protein: MLTTAHSVDDRSLVIDRSTHCIRLERTFDAPPAQVFEAWTRPEHVSCWWDPAGQPLAVCEIDLRQGGTFTFASKERPDMPFAGTYLEIVPFERLTFEALGAIGRVLIEEAGEGARLTVEIQCRSAEHLQQFLELGVDKGTAGTLDNLVAYIRARAR, encoded by the coding sequence ATGCTGACGACGGCCCACTCTGTCGACGACCGGAGCCTGGTCATCGACCGCTCGACGCATTGCATCAGGCTGGAGCGGACATTCGACGCCCCGCCGGCACAGGTGTTCGAAGCCTGGACCAGGCCGGAGCATGTCTCATGCTGGTGGGATCCGGCGGGGCAGCCCCTGGCCGTCTGCGAGATCGATCTTCGGCAAGGCGGAACCTTCACCTTCGCATCGAAGGAACGGCCGGACATGCCATTTGCCGGAACCTATCTCGAAATCGTCCCATTTGAGCGCCTGACCTTCGAAGCGCTGGGGGCAATCGGCCGCGTCCTCATCGAAGAAGCAGGGGAAGGGGCTCGGTTGACGGTCGAGATCCAGTGCCGCTCCGCCGAGCACCTCCAACAATTCCTGGAGTTGGGCGTCGACAAGGGCACCGCAGGAACCTTGGACAATCTGGTGGCCTACATTCGTGCTCGCGCACGATAG
- a CDS encoding MAPEG family protein, which translates to MQFAPAIASSTLCAYALASLLLTLNLLALWISSGARRAQAGVAINPEDGARYGVPVSETDPPGVARHLRAHRNAEATIYPFLALGVVYVLAGGTAGVAIPIFVIFVLARVAHSIAYVRALQPWRTIAFALSLLAILALMLATAFQVVRPFIW; encoded by the coding sequence ATGCAGTTCGCGCCCGCGATCGCCAGCTCGACCCTCTGCGCCTATGCCCTCGCGAGCCTGCTTCTGACGCTCAATCTCCTGGCGCTCTGGATATCGAGCGGCGCAAGGCGAGCGCAGGCCGGCGTCGCGATCAATCCGGAAGACGGGGCACGCTACGGCGTTCCCGTCTCGGAGACGGATCCGCCGGGGGTCGCCCGCCATCTCAGGGCGCATCGAAACGCGGAAGCCACCATCTACCCCTTCCTCGCGCTGGGCGTGGTCTATGTGCTGGCGGGCGGGACAGCCGGCGTTGCCATCCCGATCTTCGTCATCTTCGTCCTGGCGCGCGTTGCCCATTCCATCGCCTATGTGCGGGCCCTCCAGCCATGGCGGACCATCGCCTTTGCCCTGTCGCTGCTGGCGATCCTCGCGCTCATGCTGGCGACGGCCTTTCAGGTGGTCCGACCCTTCATATGGTGA